In Methanobacterium bryantii, the following proteins share a genomic window:
- the cgi121 gene encoding KEOPS complex subunit Cgi121: MEYNIQIAGFSSNIEDFGKLMSNINKISKNCTVQLLNADGIAGREHILHAAVHAIKAFERNENIAKDLGLEICVRASAQRQISKALSILGLKEGKMNICAVVVDCSKNIMEELETVLDKRDDNILNPDKTLLKGIYNISEGEIKTAGGISNLMIEKTTLLILET, encoded by the coding sequence ATGGAATACAATATCCAGATAGCTGGTTTCAGTTCAAATATCGAAGATTTCGGAAAATTAATGAGTAATATTAACAAAATAAGCAAAAACTGTACTGTTCAGCTTTTAAATGCTGATGGAATCGCCGGCCGTGAGCATATCCTCCATGCAGCAGTTCATGCAATTAAAGCATTTGAGAGGAATGAAAACATTGCAAAAGACCTTGGACTTGAAATATGCGTGCGTGCATCTGCTCAAAGGCAAATATCCAAAGCACTTTCAATTTTAGGGCTAAAAGAAGGTAAAATGAATATCTGTGCAGTAGTTGTAGACTGTAGCAAAAATATTATGGAAGAACTGGAAACTGTACTGGATAAAAGAGATGATAACATCTTAAATCCAGATAAAACACTTTTAAAAGGCATTTACAATATTTCAGAAGGGGAAATAAAAACTGCGGGAGGAATATCCAATTTGATGATTGAAAAAACCACACTGCTGATACTGGAAACTTAA